From the Asterias amurensis chromosome 1, ASM3211899v1 genome, the window ATAGGCCTATcttagaattaaaaaaaaaaaacttgttcttTTCATAGATCTTGTGCaagtcctttctgctctgagATGACCACATTTATGTTGTTGATTATTCCGGGTCATGTGGGCTCTCAATTCTAGCCCTGTTGATCTGTGTCAACTTTGACTCAGGACTCTTTCTTAGTAAACCATTCAATAATTTAAACTAACTCCGTTTACAGTATGATGCAAATTAACAACAAAAGGCAATTCACAGTAAACTCTAATACCTCCGGGTCAGAACTGACCCGGATTAATCCAGGTCCAAGGAGGCCTGATCCGTTTCCGGATCAGTGTGACCAGGAAACTCGAGTGGTTAAAATGGGATTTCTAACTTCAACTCTCGGTCATTTTGacccttttcttttttcattttgccACAGATTCTTGGTCATACTAACCAAGAAATTTGTCAGGCCACACGGGACCTTTTTAAAAAGTGTATATCGTTTTTAAATAGAcagttataccatggaggtaggatacGTACTCTAGCTCAActagatttaaaattaaaaaaataacatggaaTGGATCACTGACCGGCCATCCGTCCTTTTCGGATTCAGTGAACCAAGTGAATTCAGTGACCCATTTAGGTCCAGTATGCTATTCCATTTCGGATTCagtaactcttttttttttttttttttacaaaaagttcaACTGTTCTTTTCTAATTAGATTTATGTCAACACTTAATCTCTCGCTGTTCGCTCAAACAGTAATGATTTTATGTGCACATGCGAATAAAAATCAGAAATGTGAAGACGGTGAATAGTGGGTCATTATCAATGTTCTGATTCTCCACAAAAATCAATAGgtttaagctcaaatttcataAATAATTGTGCATATATTCCAAACAGGTTTAACCTTTCATATTAAGCTTTTTGTAAATTAAGTACCTGTAAATTCAGCtaaaatttcaaatattttttgatATAGATTTTAGACAGGTTTATGCATTTATTTCATATTAAGCTTCTCGAAAAGAAAATCTGCCAGGAAAATAGACAGTTACTTAAAACTACAGATAACTTATTGTCACGATCTCGCCATTATTTCACGTCCATGACCGTAGCATATGCAAAGGTTTTggatatttttcattttgtccAAATTCGTGCAGAGAAAACAAAGTCCAAATTCGTCCCAAATTAATCGTGTAAAATGTTGGCATTTTCGagaattttaatttgaatttcACACCATGTCCCGAGTGAAGATATTTTTCCTATATTTTTGAAAgacattttccaatagatattttatattataattcCATAAAATTTGAGATTTTGAATCTATGGCCTCCCGAGCATTACTCTCAGGAAGGTGCAGACATTAATAAGATCGCCTAGCTGAACCCTTCGCACACGGCTGACCTACTATTATGTCTTCAAGGCGATGAATatttaatgaaaacaaatacaagGTGAGATGCAGTATtagaccaggggcaacacaGCGTGTATATCTAATGCAAGAATGTGGGACAAGAGCCATGAACTACGGAGGGGGTGGGTAGGtggtggggttgggggggggggggttcgccCGATCGATCTTAATGTTTTGATTGAAATTACTTGATGCCTAACCTTGCGAGAATATTAAGTTCGGATTGTTACTTTAAGCAGATTAATAACAACATTGGTAATTAGGCAAGGGTTTAGTACCAGCACTTTTTCTGAACCAACATACACCATGCATGAGagctttgtttacaaaaagagaccttgtacattccaatgccttaaaggcaggcaagatactacactggtcctatggaaCATTCATTTGtagtcaaaatttccacataaattcaaGAGTTAAAACATATCAGTTCCGCAGGTTTTGGGATGTGCCCCTTTCCTCATATctaaaattggaaaaaaaaatcagacaacgcaatctccataaaattataagatttaattttttgttcaattgGTCGGTGCAGAGATTGTGCCTTATAGACGTCAAGGCTCTATGCGAGGTCACAGGTTATATAACAATCATAAAATATTGAGCAGATTGAGTCTAAACTTCGTAAACTTCGTAAACTTGTTTACCAATTTTGCACTCTGTCTCATTGTGTTGACGATCGCTTTATCTCGAATGAGACAATAAGTTTTCACACGACATAAATGGTTCATCAATTTTCTAACGATCGCCAAAACTCCACCATGTTGAAATGGTAATTTCAAGTATTCCTGCCCAAAACATGGAAAACGGCAAGATTTGTTCCTCATTTATAGTCAATGTTGGGCTTCAAATCTTCCTATTAAAACTACTGACTTCCATGGTTACCAAACGCCACACCAAACATGGATTGCCCCACGGCGATGTACCAACTAAACCATGCCATTGTTCATAACTGCCAAATTTGACGAAAATTCATCTGTTGAGCCATATCTTAATTTATGAACCATGTCAAAATATGCTCTCAACAGAAGATTATATATTATAACAGAGTTATTAATACACGGCAAAGTGGATTGATCGTCAATATCTCACGACGGATGAGCAATAATCATATTTTCATAATACATCGCTCTGTTgtcataatataataataaggcTCAGCACACAACCCGCAATACCGCGCATTAATATTCTACAATAACTAGAACTACAACCgatgttcaaataataataaagatatCAAATTGACGTCAATGGAGTTTGGGATACCGCTGCAGACTGGCTAGTGCGCATGCCCTTCTGCGCATATCTTACAGCGGGGTAGCAAGACGCATTGCACCCTTAAAGGGACCCACACTTCTACTAGCGAGATCGGTTCCTGTTTCCACTTAGTATATATTATTCAACAGTTCATGAAAGAGATGGAGAATAACTTTGCTTCTTCAAATAGTGTCTTACTTGAAGCATTATTTAAATAGTAGAAAAgtaaaattgcaaatttgttgaaGATTATTATATGTACCATTTTAGCCCACAAGTTGGAACTATTCACCATGGTCTACCCATAGAAATTACACTTGCGATTATACAATTTGGtataaatatgaatattttatgaaaaattaGCCTCATATACATTTTGGAAAGACACATACGTCATCATATATGATATGGTTTTTAAGAttaacactttggtttatttttatttcatggaCATTCTTATTATTTTCCCTCACAGTTTTTTATAGAAAATCTCCCAAAACAATTCAAGAAATTGTTCATGAATTAATTAGGCCTCTAGATAGCATTCCGCTGTTTAACTGAAATTGTCAACAAGCACAACTTCTTTCTAAATTTAAACTACACGGGAGTCCAATTCGAGTGCAAAAAACAAGGAGGCAAAATAATTGGGCAATTGccaaactcttttcaaagagTTGCCATCACCATAATTAAAGAATTCAGCAATTTTTAATTGGCAGGGTATAAAATGTACACGGCACGGTAACACAAAACCGCCAGAAGCTGCTCCACCATCATAATGTCATACAGCAACTTGAAAAATAGTACGTTTTAATTTCTGAGGGagcctttaataaaaaaatataaaatataatgtCCCGCATGATATTGGTTCGAAGGTAGGGAAAGGTGTATCTATATGCAGCGACGGCAATATGGATTTTTGAGTACAACTAATGAGGCGTTTTAAGAGGAATAGCGAATCATACCTAATCTGAATTTCGAGGATATCATAGAACAATctcttataataattataatagtttCAACGTGCTGGAGTTGTGGGGGTTCCCATATAGTCTATCTCTGAGTgtattggttttctttttatggCGGGTGTACGCTGGGTGGAAATGGCCAATCTTTAGGCGACCATCGCCGCATGAACCACATGTCTGACGTGCTTTGAAAAGTTGGGATTCCAATGGTGTGAGTCAGTGTACGAACGCGTACGAGCCAGTGCGCACTTTACTTCTAAACCAACCCCGGGAAACATCGCCGAGACGTCTTTTCTTCCGTCACTGACCTTGGCTGGGAAAATTTGCTTTCTATATCAATGGTAAGTTCAGGGTTTTCATTTGATAATAGCTGGGGGAAAATCATCTTTTGGAAATAATTTTTGGGATAAATTGGCTATATTTCAAACTATATTtcagcttttttattttatgtttgtattttaatcACGATTTATAGTGAGGTCTTTTAATCATCGGTTGTTgctattttcttttttctttcatttatttgGCAGGCGGAACAACTTAGTGAAGAGCAGATTGCTGGTAAGTGAAGTTTGTTTAAGCAATTACTGCATGTCGTAAGAAAAATGTGGAAGACTTAAGGCACAATGGCATATTTTATTGGGAATTCGGGAATACTGAGTTTGTAAAAAATGATAATTCTTTGATGTGACCCAGATATTCGTTTTATTGTGATTGCCATGTTTGGAAATGATAGAGACCGGTTTTGCAAATGTAAAAATGATTGCTTTCGATTATTGAGTCATACATCAATAACTTTTgcagctgtttttgtttttattactatttctttgaaaagaaagtttaaatttttacaaatatatacatatttatatatacatttaCGAATTAAACATACCAACTTTAAATGTCACATAATTCAATTCATTTGGAGGGGAGGGGTTGCATTGatatttttaaatcaaaaagtTTTATTGCATTATAAAAGCCAATTAATTCGTATAAATTATTTGATCCCGTCTTGGTGCAAACAACGATATTTATGTTGATATTTTTTCTCAGGGATCTATCGAGCAGACGTTTGTGCATTTTGCATATTGTTTCGATTATGGCAATCAGATTAACCATCGGAAGGTCTATACAAAACTATTTTCCCAACCCATGACAGTATTTTGACACAGACTGATTTCTCTGGAGGGTTGATACAAGATGTGAACCTTACCATTAGGGCTTTCAGGTTGGATTTAATCACGTTTTGATAACTACAAAATGCTGTAGTTTCTTTCTCCTTtgccttttgaaaaaaattgttgactGTACTATCTTTTGGAATCTGAATAATTTCCATCTACCAAAACCATAGCGAGAAATTATGTCACTAAACAATATAACATTTTGATAACTGTGTGAATAATTCAGCCACCATGATGATCTGAATACAAAAACTCCGTAACAAAATATGAGCCGTTAAGGGATGCCTTCTGTGTATGATCAACATAAATGATGACCTGTTTCACAGGTTGATTTTTATCGCATATTTATTAAAGGTACACAGGATTGGTAGGGATAAAAACgccattatttaattttaaaatgaaagctcactgattgtAAAGTTCATACTATAAAAAAGTAttatgtgaaatatttcccttgtcatattatttgagaaaactgtacctaaataaatatttaaaacgcaacagctgatttcggttgttgcaacaaaaaataaggacaatgtgttgacatgctgaaaattgtgcatggttttcaCACGATTTTCTCCTATTAGGCCTTTAACCCATGCACAGATTAagcctaaattgtcacaggtttataTTTCATCGttaatcacacaaaacatgaccaCTGTTTCCAACTATTTTGTCAGTCAACTCTATCAATCCTACAATACATCTAAAAGGCAGTCAATGTTAGCCCGCCCCAATacaaatttcttttaaatattcCTTTAAATAATTTACAGTCATGGACTTATGCATAAACCTATTACATACTGAAAACTGACGACTGAATAGGATTTTGAAGGCACTGCATATCTGCGACATCGGTTAAATTCGTTGACGATTTTTGCCCCCGagtctttttttcttatttttcgtACTATCGTCCTGGGAGTCCTCTGTAATGCTAAATAACTCATCTTCAAGGAAATTGTCTTTGATTTCATCTTCGCTTTTCAGGGCAAGACTTATTATGAGTAGGTTATAAATAGGCAAATGTATACAATTAAGAACAAAGATATAAAGAAATAACCTTGAGGTTAAATGTGCTTCATTAGTGATATTCGAAGAAAATaataagttttaaaacaaattatctgAAAGATAGATCTAAATAGGCCAATTTatacatataaaacaaaaccagaaacAACCTTGATGTTAATGGTGATTAgtgatgtttgaaaaaataataataggtggaatatttttttttccaatttgaaAGATTAAAACTTGATATCAATTGTCCCGGAAAATGACTCACGCGTAAAGAGGAAGTGCTGCCAGATAAATGATAATTTGCCACGACATACAATTCTTGTTTCAAGTTGAATTTGCCGAACGATGATTGTGCACAAAATatccaacaaaataaaatatactgTCAGTCAGGTCGAAAACCGTACCAACTATTTTGAAGAATTTTCAAAGGTTGGGTTAGTTGATGTGTTAGTTACTTAGTGTACTCTCCTAAAGGAtatgggtacttttttgtaacacaaaacacaatgtccacatatttacattaaactttacaccgtttgaagataatgatagtagaaagcataccttaaaatagcagttactgaggtgctgtagtttttgagaaatgagtaaaacaatgtcatgaaaatacgtttttacttgctaaaataactttcgtctcatgatcactgagacgaaaattattttctagACAACGtgttactaatttctcaaaaactacagcacctcagcaagtaatattttcagggaagctttatactatcattgtcttcaaactgtgtaagtttagtgtaattctgtggacattgtggtttttgtcctacaaaaagtacataatacTCTTCAAAACCAATATCATATGTTTATAAAAGACTATGATAGTATGCTGTAATTCTAGAACTCTGAACATATTTTTCAtagatttataaaaaacgaGATGGTTTGAATGAGTACAATCCTTTCACAACATCTGTTCAATACATGCACCGAAAAGAAAGGCTATTCACCTTATATGGGTGTCTGTGCGTCAAATCGGCTCCGGCCGGTTCCCCGTGGATGTAATGTGAGTGTATTTGGCTTGCACTGCCGTTCATGATTATCTCTTGTAGAAGTATTCAGAATGTCACTTTCTGTATGTGAAGTTTGTAATACAAGTAAACCAGTCAACATtaacacaaaattacaaaattaatacggtgaaaaacacaagttatttcacaaaattaaattgtatGTCTTGAAAACCCGAGAAATTGCATAATGATCTTATTCACGGTGATTAAGTACTGCATTAAACATGCTACTTGTTAACACTAAACCATGCAGATAATGCATGCTCCACGCATGCCCATATATGGAATCTTCATCATGATCATGTTGGAGGGGAAGTCCCCTTTAATATGAGACCTATAAGTTATAATCAGCCTCGACTGTTTGCACAAGGGATGGATCAATCGGGCGGAAATAATCACAGGAGATGGTTTAAGGCACTGGGAATTATCCGAGGATTTTGGCTAAGTTGACATAATAAAGACATGGGATGATATTAGCAATGCTTGCAAAGGATTGACTTTATTTAGTTGTACTATCTGTGTATATAGAGTTGTACTTCATCTTCagaaaacaaccaaacaaacaaccaaacaaacaaacaaacaaacaaacaaacaaacaaacaaacaaacaaacaaacttactaGAAGAAGTTATATGTCAACGAATTCAGACTATTCAAAATCGAGTAGTTGATTCACAAGAATGGAAAAATTCAAGAAATGTATATGATATGCATTGTTGAGTGAAAATTAAGACTTTTTAAAGGTATATGgtaattgatttttttaaagaatgtatTTGATCATATcaaattgtttataaaaaaaaatttgtttataacAACCGACCTGTGGAAAAGCACTCAAACAAATTAAGCACCAGAACCTGATATATATACGCCCACAATTTGTGTTGTTCaattcttctttaaaaaaaatcatcactagttggtaagacactgctctagatgcaaaggtcgtgggttcaaatcccaccagagtaatttgcctgtgatttgttttcaacgAGCTTGAGAAAGTACTgactacacagtgctaacacacatcggtgtatatgaataaaaaccaaaataaacaatCGTCACAATATTTAATTTGCAGAGTTCAAGGAGGCTTTCTCGCTATTTGACAAGGATGGCGACGGCACCATCACCACCAAGGAGCTTGGAACAGTCATGAGATCACTGGGTCAGAATCCCACCGAGGCTGAGCTGCAGGACATGATCAACGAGGTCGATGCTGATGGTAAATTTACCTCCTTTTAGACCCAAGAAACATGACGATGCTTCAGAggtattcattttattttatttttatttttttataacatgGAATGAAAACAATGTTGTTTACTTGCCTCAGGTAACGGCGAGATCGATTTCCCTGAGTTCTTGACGATGATGGCGCGTAAGATGAAAGACACAGACAGTGAGGAGGAGATCAGGGAAGCCTTCAGAGTCTTTGACAAGGATGGAAACGGTTTCATCAGGTATTGACAAACTCCTATAAAATCGAAAGATTGATAAATCATTCGGTTATTCAATTTATCAGTCATCTTTCCAAACGCGTGCATCGAAGGGCATGTGGATTGGGAGCATGCAGGGAACCCAgttatgggcccaatttcatagagctgcttaaaaaaattctgcttagcagaaattagcaAGATACCAATCGcaaattgtacacgtgacattgttgtttggttggtaaccttattcggtaaacaaaatgttaatgtGCTTgacactttttgtgcttaagcatgaaGTTTGGGGCAGCAGGTCACCATCCATCCGCCAAAATGTTACCAATCGATCGGGGTAAAAAATCAGCAAATCAATCGCTAACTAGCCAACAGGCATTACTATTCAACCAACAGTTTTAACCTTTAACAATTCAATAAATAATAACTCAATGTTGTTATTCATTTTAATTATTGTCAGAAAGTTCCACTATACACAAACAAGATTTACATGTTGTTATCTTACATTCAATGGTAGGAAACGAACAGACAACGCCGTCCTTGCCACGTTTTTAGAAGGAAATATCATAAACTAAGAGAGTCTGGCATAGCATAATCATATACACTGTTTGTTTACTTGTGGGGAGGATGTGGGCAACCCCTAAACCTCAGCagattttttaatagttttttttttacacataattttaGAATCGATAACGCAATATTTTCTTGCATACCAAGCATGTGTTGAATATGGTGCTatagatttgatttgaatttgcaCCCTGCAGTAGAGTTTCATGATTACCTCTATCATGGAGGTAGTCTTTCCTCCCCATGCCTCGATTGAGTGCCATTTGGCTGACGGCACTATCCGTCAAAGCGTACACAAGGTACAAAACGCAGAGCACGATCACATAGGGATATAAATAGAGAGAGGGCTCTCGGTTCGATTTCCATGTTTAATTCCCACCCTTAATGTTAATGATGTTAATTTCACAGATGAGTTAGTGCTAAAACGGGCACAGTGTAATGGAATTGGCTAGGGGTATAATAACAGTATAACAGTATATGGACAAGGCGGGGTTTAACTTCGAATAGAGACTGCAAATGAAATCATGATCCAACTTCATCATTAAAACATTATTACGAAAATCGCATTCTAAAAGGGTGTGTCCCTTTTTACGAAtggtaaaacaaacatttttttttttcaaaattgttgtcattttgcagaaatatttcaggaaaaatgaaaaacaaatgtaGTTTCGCTGTATAAGTACATACATTTTTTACAGTGAAAGTCCAAAAGCACATCATGTCGGGATTTGGATTTGAAAATActgacaaataaacaaatcttaGAACAGATAGTCATAAAAAGAACTCAAACAATGATGGGAAATCAAGAAAGCTTCTAGGCTTCTGCACTATATTTGACAGGACCCAGTCCAACAAATATGCTAAAGATGATAAATCCATTCTGCCAAATACGAATACCAGAAACCTTTATCGTCACCTGTTCCCTACGAAATGATACGATTGACAACTTAATCTCACTCATACATCACTGAAAgagataagaagaaaaaaaccaagacAATTTTGAGTTCATTATGATATGTAACACGTGCGCCTTAGAGCCATGCCTGTTAATCATAATGCGCAGTAGCACATTCCTCACATCGCACAACCATCTTCGTTggattttttaagtttttcccCTCATCTTGATGAGATTGTGGTTTAGGTTCATTCGGCCAAAATAAATCCCTTCGGTGGATTTAGAAGTAGGACACATTGAAACATACATTTCAAAAGACATATTCACATCTGGACGTTCATTCACACTAAAGGGAACAGGctgaaagggaaggtatatagacgatgtgacctgtgacatcacaatgtttacaaaagagccacatcagagcctggacttcctgcaggcacaatttgtacacagccttacggaagaaaacataaaattttatattttatggaggttgcactgtctaattcttatcaattTTTGATATGATTAAAGGGGCACGTCTCAAAACTTTCAAATTTTTGCTTTCAtgactcttggatttatgtgaaaattatgacacaaaatgtaaacttttccATACGACCTGTGCAGTATTTTGCCTGCCTGAATACCCAAAGAaagtacaaggtcacacttattgtaaacgaAGTTCACATGGTCACTAGGCTATGCATTTGGTAGTCACTCTTTACTCTTGTTATGGCAATGGAAACCTTTCGTTATATGCAAACATCAGCTTTCAatatagtataaagcattttgaaaaatatcacTTCGAAGTGATGTGGTAATCTAAAAGATAAATGTTTGAATGCCCAGATTGCGGaaatcgctccggattttcggcaatatctcaaaaaacacGAAATTTTCagaagttagttttgtttacacctacatttatataaaacaatcaaacgctTCATTTTCGCcattttatttcatattctttTGTTGTTGACCAATCAGCAAAATGCACGAAACACTGACGATGCCATTGAGTAACAGCTGAATTGTAACTAATGGGGTAGATAATAATAATCTAGATACATTTGCTAGCCTTTTCTTGGCTCGTTCGCGTGAGTAATAATTGATTATCCTTTTTAAAGAATCTACAAATTAATATTGACTAATTAAGTGATACATGCTTCGTTGGACTGACACCATAGTGCTAGCCAAAGGGGTGTCTatgtgtcttttggacaccctagttgtatctgtcatttacatgtgaatgaattgtaagtgaacaatttaaaCATCAAGTTGTTAAAGTAACtttcagcaaatttggacaccctttcaCAAAATCCTGGCTTAAACCTTGCTTGACACTGTTACCTCTTTCTGGAGGAGTGTTATAAATAGAAAGAGCCAAAACATAATCTATAAAAAAAGAACAGCaaatttttatgaaaataatgaaTATCACAAAATGAATGGGGTTTTCTCGAGATCAGACCGTATCCGATAGGTATAGTAAACGAGTTCTAACTGTTTTATGTGCAGTGCTGCTGAGCTCCGTCACGTGATGACCAATCTTGGTGAGAAGCTGACAGATGAAGAGGTTGACGAGATGATCCGAGAAGCAGACATCGATGGAGACGGCCAGGTCAACTTTGAAGGTATATATTTGGAAAGGACAGACGAATGATTTTGATTTGCactaaaaagaaacatgtttcgTCTCTGTACATTCTTTTCCAGTTTTTGATGCAATTGTATTTCTGTAATCCTTTTAAGGCACAATAAGATCAAAAATGTTTTGCCAACCTTACTCTGGCCAAATACCAGCGAAAGGTGATTTTTTTCGAATTAGACATGATCTGGGCTTGGGGTTGGATATTTGAGGGATATCTgtataaatcattgtatcctacttttGAACTTTCCAACCTTATTAACTTAATAACAAACGCATTAAAGTGCCCAATCCGTCGACAATGTTAGCCTTTTAACTAACGCCATTTTACCCAAACACTGTACTGATAATTttcaatgtatttgtttttctttttttcacagagtttGTAACAATGATGACATCAAAATGAAGTTCTTCCCAACAGCCCCTGTCATACCGCCTCATCTTGTTGTATCCATTCATTCTGTCTTGTTGTGTGCGACAGCTGACGGGTTGGACGATGTGTCTATGTGTTCCACCACCCTCGGAAGATCGGGTAAACAAAATcgtcaccaatagagggcgtttttaaTAATGGCCGCCAAGTGACGTCATGTCATTGTATTGGACTGCTGATTGGACAAACCATGACAACAAGCCAGCCACAGTAGTCGAGTTTGCGCGGACCATCAAACTTTACGGAGTCTTCCGTTTTTATGATCGGCCATTTTAAAAAGTGTTCGTTTGAAATGTCTTATGATGGTGGAGTGATTTATTCTTGTGCTCAAAGATGCACTTCTTTAATGTGTGATATTTTCTAACAGTTTAAGGTAGAATAAAGGGCAGACAAATACCGCTACGgtacccagtcattgttttcaAAAGTTACAAAATCATTTTATCTGTTTTATTTAATCACTAAATTCCTAGATTGTGATGTGATCAAAACAACACTGCGActgttttaacaattttaataATTTCAACCCGGAATATTTCAGAGTCAGCGAAAGCAAGTAGTTTGTGTTAAAATGTTTggtacatttaataataataattgatttctgtgtatatataaataataaatttattgTTATTCAGATGTCACGTGAATGTCAACTCGCTAACAAATTTCATCTCTCGATAAAGTTAGA encodes:
- the LOC139948611 gene encoding calmodulin-like; the encoded protein is MAEQLSEEQIAEFKEAFSLFDKDGDGTITTKELGTVMRSLGQNPTEAELQDMINEVDADGNGEIDFPEFLTMMARKMKDTDSEEEIREAFRVFDKDGNGFISAAELRHVMTNLGEKLTDEEVDEMIREADIDGDGQVNFEEFVTMMTSK